CCACTACAGTTGCAGGTTTAATTGTAGGAATTATTGCCTATGTAACTTACAATCATTTGGTGGTAAGAACCGATAAAGTAGTGTATCAAATGGAAGCAAAATCGGTTGAGTTTTTAGATTTGTTAAACGAACCAGTTTAAAAAAAACATTCAAAGTTTAACATTCAAGGTTCAAAGTTGATGACTTTTAACGCAAATCTTGAATTTTGAACTTTAAACCTTGAATCTAAAGTATGAATTTACGAGGAAGAAATAAAATAAATCCAACATTCAATATGTCGTCCATGACCGATATTGTTTTTTTATTGTTGATATTTTTTATGCTCACATCAACCTTAGTCACAGTCAGTGCCATTGATGTTTTGCTACCCAAAGCAGGAGGAAAAACAGAAAACAGCAAATCTGTGGCAGTTTCAATCACCAATGAGTCCTTTTTTTATATCGATAAAACACAAGTAAGTTCAGAGAATTTAGAGAGTGAAATTTTAAGAAGTGTGGGTTCAGATAAAAAGAAAACGATTATTATAAGAGGAGATAAAGATGTACCCTATAAAAACGTGATGCAGGTAATTGACATTGCCAACAAAAATAAATTAAAAATGATTTTAGCTGTGAATGCTAAATAAATAATTCATCCTGCAAGGTTTTAAAAACCTTGTAGGTATTTTATATGATGCCAATATTAGAAACAAAACATAAACGTAAATCAGCAGCAATAACAGCGGTTATTTTGTTGCTTTTGTTGTTTGTAGTCTTTAATTACGGAATGCAATACTTAGATCCTCCAGAAGAATATGGTTTGGCTATTAATTTTGGAGATGCCAATGTTGGGAGTGGAGAACCTGTTGAGTTTACTAAAAAAGCACCTACGCCTAGAGTTGTAGCGCAAGAACAAGAAGTAGTTGAAAAAGTAAAAGAAACGCCAAAAGAAATTCTCAAAGAAGAAATTATTACAAAAGAAACTGCTGAGGAAGTGCCTGTCGTAGAAAAGGTAAAAGAGGTAACAAAGCAACCTGTAAAAGAAGTTGTCAAAAAGGAAGTGCCGAAAGTAGTTCCAAAACCAAAACCTTCTAAAGAAACTACAGATGCTTTAAATAGTTTGTTAAACGGAACTACCTCAGATGGAAAAGCAACAGGAGAAGGAGATGATGCAAAAGAAGGTGTGAAAGGAAATGAAAATGGCGATCCAAATTCCAATAAGTATTATGGAAATACTGGAGGTGGCTCAGGAGGAAATTATAATTTAGCAGGAAGAAAAGCATTGCTGAAACCCATAAAAAAACCAGATTGTCAGGAGGAAGGTACCGTTGTTGTCAAAATTACGGTGGATAAAAACGGAAAAGTAATCAGTGCAATTCCTGGAGTAAAGGGCTCTACAAATACAGCGAAATGTTTATTAGACCCTGCCAAAGAAGCTGCCTTAAATACTACTTGGAATCAAGATGAAAAAGCACCTGTCAGTCAAACAGGCACTATCATTTATAAGTTTTCTCTAACAAAATAATGTGAAGCAGTTACACGTAAATCCATCTATTGATGAACAGTATCTATCTGTTTCTCAATGATGTTTGGTTTTTTATGTTGCTTGTTTTTAATATATTTATAGCAGTTTAAACAAAAAATCATCTAAAATTGATGCAATCAAAATCACATTTTTAGAGAATTAAAATTATATTTGAAGAAAAAATGGAGGAAAAAATGAAAAAAAAAGCAATCATAGTTTCAGGATATTTTAATCCAATTCACAAAGGCCATTTGGAGTATTTTAATAGCGCAAAAGCATTGGCAGATGAGTTGTTTGTGATTGTGAATAGCGATTTGCAAAGGGCTTTAAAAGGTTCTAAAGAATTTCAGGAAGAAGAGGAGCGCTTAATTATTGTACAAAATATGAAGGCTGTAGATAAAGCAATGATTTCTATAGATAAAGATAGAACTGTTTGTGAAACGATTAGAAGTCTTTCAGAAAAGTATGGAAAAGAATACGATTTAGGTTTTGCAAATGGGGGAGATCAAAACAATAATTCAATCCCAGAAGCTCCCATTTGTAAGGAGTTGAACATTCAGTTGATTGATGGCTTAGGAGATAAAATACAATCCTCATCTTGGTTGCTTAAGAAAAAATAAAAAATAGTATTATGAAAATAGGAATTACGTTTAGTGCCTTCGATTTATTGCATGCAGGGCATATCACCATGCTAGAAGACGCAAAAAGGCAATGCGATTATTTAATTTGTGGTTTGCAAACTAATCCAACCTTAGATCGTCCAGAAAAAAATATGCCTGTACAATCTGTGGTGGAAAGATACATTCAATTAAAGGGCTGTAAATTTGTAGATGAGGTTGTGCCTTATGCAACCGAACAAGATTTAGAAGATGTATTGCGTTCTTTTAAGATTGATGTACGAATTATAGGAGAAGAATACGCTAGCAAACAATTTACAGGAAGACAGTATTGTGAAGAAAAAGGAATTGATTTGTACTTTAATAAAAGAGAACATCGTTTTTCTAGCAGCGGATTAAGAAGAGAGGTGCAAGCTAAAGAAAATCTAAAAACGAAAGATAAATAGGTGTATCGTTTGTCGTTTGTCATTTTTCGAACAGCGAATTACGAAGAGTGAAGTTTGAAGCGTGAGGGGTGAAGTTAGAAGTTTGAGGTTTGAGGTTGGAAGAGTGAAGAACTAAGATCGTTTCTCGTCCATTTTTGACATTTCATAAAGAACGTGATACCAAAATCTAATGACGAAAATCGAACAACAAAATAAATAAATAAGATTGAATATTACCGTACTAGGAAGTGGTTATGTGGGATTAACTGCAGGAGCGTGTTTTGCAGAAATGGGAAATATAGTTACATGTGTGGATGTACATACACATAAAATCAAAAATTTACAGCAAGGTATCATTCCCATTTTTGAACCTGGTTTAGAGAGTTTAGTACTAAAAAACGTAGATAAAACCTTATTTTTTAAAACCAATTTAAAAGAGGGCAATGTAAATGCTGAAATCATCTTTATTGCTGTGGGTACTCCTACAAAAGAAGATCATGATGTTGATTTACACTATTTTTATCAGGCCGCAAAAGATATTGGACAGGCAATTACAAAAGAAACAATTATTGTAAATAAATCTACAGTTCCAGTTGGAACAGCAGATAAAGTCAAAGAAATTATTCAAAAAGAATTAATGGCTAGAAACGTGGAGGTAAAATTTCATGTAGTTTCGAATCCTGAATTTTTAAAAGAAGGGTCAGCAATTGTCGATTTTATGAAGCCAGACAGGGTAGTTATTGGAGCTGATACTGAAGTAGCTTTTCAAAAAATGGAGCAGTTATATTCTCCTTTTTTTAGAACCCATGATCGTTTTATACGAATG
The DNA window shown above is from Polaribacter sp. Hel_I_88 and carries:
- a CDS encoding adenylyltransferase/cytidyltransferase family protein, which translates into the protein MKKKAIIVSGYFNPIHKGHLEYFNSAKALADELFVIVNSDLQRALKGSKEFQEEEERLIIVQNMKAVDKAMISIDKDRTVCETIRSLSEKYGKEYDLGFANGGDQNNNSIPEAPICKELNIQLIDGLGDKIQSSSWLLKKK
- a CDS encoding biopolymer transporter ExbD, with product MNLRGRNKINPTFNMSSMTDIVFLLLIFFMLTSTLVTVSAIDVLLPKAGGKTENSKSVAVSITNESFFYIDKTQVSSENLESEILRSVGSDKKKTIIIRGDKDVPYKNVMQVIDIANKNKLKMILAVNAK
- a CDS encoding energy transducer TonB, with the translated sequence MPILETKHKRKSAAITAVILLLLLFVVFNYGMQYLDPPEEYGLAINFGDANVGSGEPVEFTKKAPTPRVVAQEQEVVEKVKETPKEILKEEIITKETAEEVPVVEKVKEVTKQPVKEVVKKEVPKVVPKPKPSKETTDALNSLLNGTTSDGKATGEGDDAKEGVKGNENGDPNSNKYYGNTGGGSGGNYNLAGRKALLKPIKKPDCQEEGTVVVKITVDKNGKVISAIPGVKGSTNTAKCLLDPAKEAALNTTWNQDEKAPVSQTGTIIYKFSLTK
- a CDS encoding adenylyltransferase/cytidyltransferase family protein, encoding MKIGITFSAFDLLHAGHITMLEDAKRQCDYLICGLQTNPTLDRPEKNMPVQSVVERYIQLKGCKFVDEVVPYATEQDLEDVLRSFKIDVRIIGEEYASKQFTGRQYCEEKGIDLYFNKREHRFSSSGLRREVQAKENLKTKDK